In the Leishmania panamensis strain MHOM/PA/94/PSC-1 chromosome 30 sequence genome, one interval contains:
- a CDS encoding hypothetical protein (TriTrypDB/GeneDB-style sysID: LpmP.30.2870), with amino-acid sequence MDRFLTSLCLNGVRTSDNVPLHVVDAQTLSLNGKLVATDSVVELALPSKVATAMVSSMAAAPAYSYSMFFLLGSQVHHGRLGDAVFHYIVRDQALHCLALDERQVAMRSVVTTCTSRKGTSAAPLHYEECLLVAYDGGAVACETLRSSDAAETVDEVLRTLRLISFAVFKYTDNKTCAVLVDSHLSTAHMAALLLASRRHVFLYVDETMSAEEVLATTAEMQQVRESLSSFAAPLAMDAVRAQRTIASYDNGAPPLQLSGTLDALAHTDEEYPVLLAAVAREWAGQQEQHSSRRTHDAATGPHDGEAGCASLLQAFRRELEEARAAQRAAEDALADQRRMHRKEVLSLRAELESAHRRNNDNKVVSEVQSGSTVNGRAVSQNLLHSFQQQQHSHSSDTASHAVVSPLKKALQDALKAQQFAEEKACLLELRQSLATSKCKGAPTTAGYANGAVTSPRPSLRLQSARMPSVVAPGLPSTAPQAWENRLLQQENAALVAEFQRKEKAWQQRLHQTLAEVTQLKQDTATMEATLRLQSQTIAAAQQELVDSRVAQEQEMRRLLERVRVLSQKSRSRHRSQNRSADTDQARGPTAGGKVPESEGPSLSVSFPCTLQRQSTPPPSLAGSSRQKAAASIGGIMSPER; translated from the coding sequence ATGGACCGTTTCCTTACCTCACTGTGTTTGAATGGCGTACGGACGTCTGACAATGTGCCGCTGCATGTGGTGGATGCGCAGACGCTCTCGTTGAACGGGAAGCTCGTGGCAACCGACAGCGTTGTGGAACTTGCTTTGCCAAGCAAGGTCGCGACAGCGATGGTGTCCTctatggcagcagcgccggcctACTCCTACTCGATGTTCTTCTTGTTAGGCTCTCAGGTGCATCATGGCCGACTCGGTGACGCCGTCTTCCACTATATCGTCCGAGATCAGGCCCTCCACTGTTTGGCGCTTGATGAGCGTCAGGTGGCCATGCGGTCTGTGGTGACCACGTGCACGAGCCGCAAAGGTACCAGTGCAGCTCCACTGCACTACGAAGAGTGTCTCCTCGTCGCCTACGACGGTGGTGCCGTGGCGTGCGAGACACTTCGCTCgagcgacgctgccgagACGGTTGATGAAGTGCTTCGCACACTGCGTCTCATCTCATTTGCCGTATTCAAATACACGGATAATAAGACGTGTGCGGTGCTTGTCGACTCTCATCTTTCGACGGCACACatggcagcactgctgctggcatcGCGCCGGCACGTCTTCCTATATGTGGATGAGACCATGTCAgccgaggaggtgctggcaACCACGGCCGAAatgcagcaggtgcgcgAGTCTCTCTCGTCCTTTGCGGCCCCCCTCGCGATGGATGCGGTGCGGGCACAGCGGACGATCGCCAGCTACGACAACGGCGCGCCACCTCTTCAGCTGAGTGGTACACTAGACGCCTTGGCCCACACGGACGAGGAGTACCCGGTGCTTctagcggcggtggcgcgggaGTGGGCTGGGCAGCAGGAACAGCACTCGTCTCGTCGCACCCATGATGCTGCTACCGGTCCACATGATGGTGAGGCAGGTTGTGCTTCGCTGCTCCAGGCTTTCCGACgagagctggaggaggcgcgagCCGCGCAACGCGCCGCCGAAGATGCGCTTGCAGATCAGCGCCGCATGCATCGCAAAGAGGTGCTATCCCTCCGTGCGGAGCTCGAGAGTGCGCACCGACGCAACAACGACAATAAGGTGGTCTCAGAGGTGCAGAGTGGGTCCACGGTGAACGGTAGAGCCGTTTCACAAAACTTACTGCACTCCTttcagcaacaacagcacagCCACTCGAGTGATACCGCGTCGCACGCTGTCGTATCACCGCTGAAAAAGGCGCTTCAGGACGCGCTCAAAGCGCAGCAGTttgcggaggagaaggcctGTCTGCTGGAACTGAGGCAGTCGCTGGCAACGTCGAAGTGCAAAGGTGCACCCACTACCGCAGGGTACGCCAACGGCGCCGTTACCTCCCCACGACCGTCTCTGCGTCTGCAGTCCGCCAGGATGCCCAGCGTCGTAGCGCCCGGCCTCCCCTCCACTGCACCGCAGGCATGGGAAAATCGACTTCTCCAGCAAGAAAACGCGGCCCTCGTCGCGGAATTTCAACGCAAGGAAAaggcgtggcagcagcgactgcaccaGACTTTAGCTGAGGTGACACAACTGAAACAAGACACAGCCACCATGGAGGCCACGCTGCGGTTGCAGTCGCAGACGATCGCGgccgcgcagcaggagctcgTGGACAGTCGCGTAGCACAGGAACAGGAGATGAGGCGACTGCTAGAGCGTGTCCGGGTACTGTCTCAGAAGTCCCGTTCCCGGCACCGTAGCCAAAATCGGTCCGCCGACACTGACCAAGCACGCGGCCCCACGGCTGGTGGTAAGGTGCCGGAATCAGAGGGGCCATcgctctccgtctcttttccttgcACTCTACAGCGGCAatcgacgccaccgccgtcactTGCCGGCTCCTCCCGGCAGAAGGCTGCAGCGTCTATCGGCGGCATTATGAGCCCCGAGCGCTGA
- a CDS encoding hypothetical protein (TriTrypDB/GeneDB-style sysID: LpmP.30.2880), with amino-acid sequence MLISANSLVRWSLAAVGVSGAGLSGAYVYNTHFHQHPVRNDKIVQLAAIALSGEVVDKSLHDPEVLSQLRAFGLQVLTHPTVVAHLKKFFIHELTDDTPTRAALRSFVVREIIQDAWVKEELIGVAEDLVDSVKDNPDLFPDRILTWLGVGALEGLRAEEFWWALRHHTKTAGWIAFIGPPPFDMVFEAQF; translated from the coding sequence ATGCTGATCTCCGCCAACTCGCTTGTCCGTTGGAGCCTTGCAGCCGTTGGCGTCTCGGGAGCAGGACTGAGCGGCGCTTACGTGTACAACACGCACTTTCATCAGCATCCAGTCCGGAATGATAAGATAGTGCAGTTAGCGGCTATTGCTCTCTCCGGAGAGGTCGTCGACAAGTCCCTACATGACCCGGAAGTGTTGTCACAACTGCGTGCGTTTGGGCTGCAGGTCCTCACGCATCCCACTGTGGTGGCCCACCTTAAGAAGTTCTTTATACACGAACTCACAGATGACACTCCGACTCGTGCAGCACTGCGTTCCTTTGTCGTACGTGAGATCATTCAAGATGCATGGGTGAAAGAGGAACTCATCGGCGTCGCAGAGGACCTCGTAGACTCTGTCAAGGACAACCCTGACCTATTTCCAGACCGCATTCTCACCTGGCTCGGTGTAGGTGCGCTGGAGGGGTTGCGGGCGGAAGAATTTTGGTGGGCTCTGCGTCATCACACCAAAACGGCTGGTTGGATCGCCTTCATCGGTCCGCCACCCTTCGACATGGTCTTCGAGGCACAATTCTGA
- a CDS encoding aldehyde dehydrogenase, putative (TriTrypDB/GeneDB-style sysID: LpmP.30.2850), with product MLLSYVLIADLLVRAYTIFKWLWACVAQTFDRYTAPTIQVPLPAVTFTATPSAETLNPRSAGEGKIQCYDKGTNVPIGTVKAFTPAEVREVVEKARRAQQVWALTPFSTRRKLLFALMDYILAHQEFICQTACVECGKTMMDGTLGEMLTTFEKLRWTAAHGEEVLQDEVRDVGPMTIHKRASVSYVPFGVIGAIVSWNYPFHNIYGPMISALFAGNAFVGKVSEYSSYYASYYESIVKDGLRQLGYSSDLVSFLTGFAETGEAVVSSVDKLIFIGSPGVGKVIMRNAAATLTPVVLELGGKDPAIICEDADLEQVIPVVMRGNFQNCGQNCVGLERILVQERIHDQLVLEVTRLTRALTQGPASQGQYDLGAMTMGRAAIPTIQRLVDATVKAGATLVCGGKAASDHFFPATILTNVTPDMPIAQEEVFGPVMVIMKFKTDQDAVKMVNACAYGLGSSVFSANIPRAHAIADRIRTGMVNINDFGINYLCQSLPFGGVKISGFDRFAGREGLRGNCIVRASTMDRIPGVKTTIPPILQYPISPAAFTFMENVAQVMYGRLPHMITSATKLFAIKPDKSTDKKKA from the coding sequence ATGCTCCTTTCCTACGTCCTAATCGCAGACCTTTTGGTGCGCGCCTACACCATCTTCAAATGGCTCTGGGCGTGCGTGGCACAGACCTTTGATCGCTACACCGCGCCAACGATtcaggtgccgctgccggcggtgaCGTTCACGGCGACACCCTCCGCGGAAACTCTCAACCCCCGCTCTGCCGGCGAGGGCAAGATTCAGTGCTATGACAAGGGCACCAATGTCCCTATTGGCACCGTGAAGGCGTTCACGCCGGCGGAGGTGcgtgaggtggtggagaaggccCGCAGAGCACAGCAGGTCTGGGCACTCACTCCCTTTTCTACGCGACGCAAGCTGCTCTTCGCCCTCATGGACTACATCCTCGCCCACCAGGAGTTCATCTGCCAGACGGCCTGCGTGGAGTGCGGTAAGACAATGATGGATGGCACACTAGGCGAGATGCTGACCACCTTCGAGAAGCTGCGCTGGACTGCCGCGCATGGTGAGGAGGTGCTTCAGGACGAGGTGCGCGATGTTGGCCCCATGACAATCCACAAGCGCGCCAGCGTGAGCTACGTCCCCTTCGGCGTCATTGGCGCTATCGTGTCGTGGAACTACCCCTTCCACAACATCTACGGACCCATGATCTCCGCCCTCTTCGCTGGTAACGCCTTCGTCGGGAAGGTGTCGGAGTACTCGTCCTACTACGCCTCCTACTACGAGTCGATCGTCAAGGACGGCCTGCGCCAGCTAGGCTACTCGTCAGACCTCGTGTCGTTCCTCACGGGCTTTGCGGAGACGGGCGAGGCTGTCGTGTCGTCGGTAGACAAGCTCATCTTTATTGGGTCTCCTGGTGTTGGCAAGGTCATTATGCGcaacgccgcagcgacgctgacGCCGGTTGTGCTGGAACTAGGTGGCAAGGACCCAGCGATCATTTGTGAGGACGCGGACCTGGAGCAGGTGATCCCCGTGGTGATGCGCGGTAACTTCCAGAATTGCGGGCAGAACTGCGTCGGCCTCGAGCGCATTCTCGTGCAGGAGAGGATCCATGACCAGCTGGTGCTCGAGGTAACTCGCCTGACGCGTGCACTCACCCAGGGCCCCGCTTCGCAGGGCCAGTACGACCTCGGCGCCATGACGATGGGCAGGGCGGCCATCCCGACGATCCAGCGGCTGGTGGACGCCACGGTGAAGGCAGGCGCCACCCTCGTCTGTGGCGGAAAGGCGGCGAGCGACCACTTCTTCCCGGCGACCATTCTGACGAACGTGACGCCAGACATGCCAATCGCCCAGGAGGAGGTGTTTGGTCCTGTGATGGTCATTATGAAGTTCAAGACGGACCAAGACGCCGTGAAGATGGTTAACGCGTGCGCCTACGGACTCGGCTCCAGCGTGTTCAGCGCCAACATCCCGCGCGCACATGCCATTGCGGATCGCATCCGCACTGGTATGGTGAACATCAACGATTTTGGCATTAACTATCTCTGCCAGTCACTGCCGTTTGGTGGGGTAAAGATAAGCGGCTTCGACCGCTTCGCTGGTCGGGAGGGTCTGCGGGGCAACTGCATTGTGCGTGCCTCGACAATGGACCGCATTCCTGGCGTGAAGACGACCATTCCGCCGATTCTGCAGTACCCCATCAGCCCAGCCGCCTTTACCTTCATGGAGAACGTCGCTCAGGTGATGTACGGCCGTCTACCGCACATGATCACCTCAGCCACAAAGCTGTTTGCCATCAAGCCGGACAAGAGCACTGACAAGAAGAAAGCATGA
- a CDS encoding hypothetical protein (TriTrypDB/GeneDB-style sysID: LpmP.30.2820), with protein sequence MFSTFSDWAVSAADTLASISNQGIEVVRYTGVLDALESVSTNPNSTAEAAASNEKMLSVPDIMTPPTSWAGSEEEWVWCLEAALRDPNTCAITPAILRADAPLWEEMKKTIAHLLAPPSEPGKKDSPTPTPTDSEAGGSVDVAAKLFERTGGAYTPASDLVKYIQEHYEVYQVRSYIVPRFTSDEDYWLNIAWRMGLYQQCTDAGQLLGLMQTLSRLPQPLRDIAAAMEPTSAPAPVTFGSAQHEEGSNSHQNGDEDRDRKDEAEALHLKDNTEYWHRIRMQYEAIQEKLAWLREMEERVTKEMELASGNVKLLGSLLQRKEASTALGASVLDSCQYHKVKLSRLIADICAAPAEHSEGTLLDSRSGTLFHALLKCNDDVKAVLETYAGYPPSGPESPKRVESSSSASPAPASTKQNSPAPCEESTTEANTEESTTSPLTKPQCTSGSCPIELRAAASGGAHQPGSDDVDKDEESFEAKLPWSMDD encoded by the coding sequence ATGTTCTCCACGTTTAGCGACTGGGCGGTGTCGGCAGCCGACACTCTCGCGAGCATCTCTAACCAGGGCATCGAAGTAGTCCGTTACACGGGCGTCCTGGACGCTTTGGAGAGCGTGTCGACCAATCCCAACTCGACCGCCGAAGCTGCCGCATCGAACGAAAAGATGCTAAGCGTGCCAGACATCATGACACCGCCGACCTCATGGGCaggcagcgaagaggagtgGGTGTGGTGTCTGGAAGCTGCTTTGCGTGACCCCAATACATGCGCCATTACCCCGGCTATCTTGCGCGCCGATGCCCCGCTGTGGGAGGAAATGAAGAAGACCATTGCCCACCTCCTCGCACCCCCTTCAGAGCCTGGAAAGAAAGACTCGCCGACGCCCACGCCAACGGATAGCGAGGCCGGAGGGTCAGTGGATGTAGCTGCGAAACTGTTCGAGAGGACGGGTGGCGCGTACACCCCAGCCTCGGACCTGGTGAAATACATTCAAGAGCATTATGAGGTGTACCAAGTGCGGTCCTACATTGTGCCGCGCTTCACCTCGGATGAGGACTACTGGTTGAACATTGCATGGCGCATGGGCTTATACCAGCAGTGCACCGATGCGGGGCAGCTCTTAGGGTTGATGCAAACCCTGTCACGCCTGCCGCAACCGTTGCGCGATATTGCCGCGGCGATGGAGCCGACGTCAGCACCCGCGCCCGTGACATTTGGAAGCGCGCAACATgaggagggcagcaacagccatCAAAATGGCGACGAAGACAGGGACAGAAAAGATGaagcagaggcgctgcatcTAAAGGATAACACAGAGTACTGGCACCGTATTCGCATGCAGTACGAGGCCATCCAGGAGAAGCTCGCGTGGCTGCgggagatggaggagcgGGTCACAAAGGAGATGGAGCTGGCGAGCGGCAACGTGAAGCTGCTAGGTagtctgctgcagcggaaAGAGGCGTCGACGGCCCTCGGCGCCTCGGTGTTGGACAGCTGCCAGTACCACAAGGTGAAGCTGTCGCGACTCATCGCAGACATCTGCGCTGCCCCCGCCGAGCACAGTGAGGGCACCCTGCTGGACTCGCGCTCGGGCACACTCTTCCACGCGCTGCTCAAGTGCAATGACGACGTCAAAGCAGTTCTCGAAACATACGCTGGCTACCCACCCAGTGGCCCTGAAAGCCCTAAGAGGGTAGAGTCATCATCCTCCGCATCGCCGGCACCGGCATCTACGAAGCAGAACTCGCCTGCGCCATGCGAGGAGTCAACCACGGAGGCGAATACCGAGGAAAGCACGACTTCTCCCCTGACAAAACCTCAGTGTACTAGTGGCAGCTGCCCCATCGAACTTCGAGCGGCAGCCAGTGGAGGTGCTCATCAGCCCGGCAGCGACGATGTTGACAAAGACGAGGAGTCGTTTGAAGCAAAGCTGCCGTGGTCGATGGATGACTGA
- a CDS encoding hypothetical protein (TriTrypDB/GeneDB-style sysID: LpmP.30.2840), with protein sequence MSVFPGLCGDVARTNYRIFLGTLPNLAVEERFLRQVQPVFPWYASRKHVKEQASEFLEIDLASCDPELLLRYTHVYYARRQLHDELISRQLTLLETGKAAKVADSALFTCLAEMNTVITPRLQYELHLMEQAKKACRIPQRRELNPDAALEAYDYLCMMRVVEEDAGGVPDAEMQARAYLPRKALEAKAKELAALFFGGSTCAKKDSVGALDKKEQKLLQRMIPADYSRVGAVEKLRPVDVTALYRFTGERVCGLPADKLFARALWGHVFRKVGSHPLYLQRVSLYWARHSGLDPQSDTSAMPADLARAVCVQQTLFPALKYRAQFLYTSPDMLRQKWRSDHIVPLLRFFPLLGAPAAEDLAAQLVVEGEWAKLGIEADTNLLQDTVLQQLKGMVEQVSALYESNPDAVLKRVEDGAKVLCPSLSERESLAMRGGVEEANREAAPSAAATRAVHVVPA encoded by the coding sequence ATGTCGGTATTCCCTGGTCTCTGTGGCGATGTTGCGAGAACGAATTACCGCATCTTCTTGGGCACACTGCCAAATCTCGCCGTTGAGGAGCGCTTTTTGCGTCAGGTTCAGCCGGTATTTCCGTGGTACGCGTCGCGTAAGCACGTGAAGGAACAGGCGAGCGAGTTTCTTGAGATCGACCTCGCTTCCTGTGAcccagagctgctgctgcgctacaCCCATGTCTACTACGCTagacggcagctgcacgacGAGCTGATTAGTCGGCAGCTGACGCTGCTTGAGACAGGGAAGGCCGCCAAAGTGGCCGACAGTGCTCTTTTCACGTGCCTCGCAGAGATGAATACGGTCATCACACCTCGTCTGCAATATGAGCTGCACCTTATGGAGCAGGCCAAGAAGGCGTGTCGGATACCGCAGCGTCGTGAGCTGAACCCTGACGCCGCGCTCGAGGCATATGACTACCTTTGCATGATGCGTGTTGTGGAAGAGGACGCGGGCGGGGTACCGGATGCGGAAATGCAAGCCCGCGCGTACCTGCCACGcaaggcgctggaggcgaaggcAAAGGAACTGGCGGCCCTGTTCtttggcggcagcacctgtGCCAAGAAGGATTCAGTTGGGGCACTGGATAAGAAGGagcagaagctgctgcagcgcatgaTTCCGGCCGACTACAGCAGGGTAGGCGCTGTGGAGAAGCTCCGTCCCGTCGACGTCACAGCGCTGTATCGCTTCACTGGAGAGCGGGTGTGTGGGCTGCCAGCAGACAAGCTgttcgcgcgcgcgctgtgGGGGCATGTCTTCCGCAAGGTGGGGTCGCACCCCCTGTACCTACAACGTGTTTCCCTCTACTGGGCACGTCACAGCGGCCTTGACCCCCAGTCGGATACCTCGGCGATGCCTGCTGACCTCGCCAGAGCGGTGTGTGTTCAGCAGACGCTGTTCCCCGCCCTCAAGTATCGCGCCCAGTTCCTGTACACCTCCCCTGACATGTTGCGACAGAAGTGGCGTTCTGATCACAtcgtgccgctgttgcgcttcttccctctccttggAGCCCCGGCCGCCGAGGACCTCGCAGCCCAGCTGGTCGTCGAGGGTGAGTGGGCCAAGCTGGGTATCGAGGCAGACACCAACCTGCTGCAGGACAcggtactgcagcagctgaagggtATGGTGGAGCAGGTGAGTGCGTTGTACGAGAGCAACCCGGACGCGGTATTGAAGCGTGTAGAGGATGGCGCGAAGGTACTCTGCCCATCTCTGTCAGAGCGAGAGTCGCTGGCCATGCGTGGCGGAGTCGAAGAGGCAAACAGAGAGGCAGCcccatcagcagctgctacGAGGGCGGTGCATGTCGTACCAGCGTGA
- a CDS encoding hypothetical protein (TriTrypDB/GeneDB-style sysID: LpmP.30.2830): MKAGSSLATLLAQTVVAGDVNACCGVLRRIFSETLQEDHRVTRVASNAERSVRRRGHHSGGTLSSFAAAATTTASTLSSSTVSSSSSSSSDWATSSGHNDIVNFSRYAQHQRAQAHSFANAAAQAVLRTNFVPPHGAQPLASAVVGTNGHQRAVDASKSHETSSSFGVRTDIPLAQRVWKLAKSSLKADATLVKTSSLHVLCHTAQRTGYWEEALHFCEYLPQPPASLFLASLLRPDNVNPILRHCATRGWALNVTNAIRVLAEEHGSWRAALVVAQDAEHRLPCGEVYSLGVLVPYLAASGAKAQARRLFESGLAHGAFIDPAFVQQLIMQTATLRQWETCLHMLQCLYRTQETAQLLPADAEFFCRLMEVSPGWVTSLQLLHMARASDVKPNERTVAILLTQCDQAGAWREAAALYDMAVKEDFIDSLAIGSTYHTLVRSFSASQQWQKALEALSWMSKADDASLAAGMTELVTMCEQSGQWEAALSVGATLMDSGVHLLSTQTSMALLFACAKGAQWKFATRLFDLQLHDVRVDSHPLSLCAVMQACVAARQWEAALRVYDTAKSSQPRTVVPPLAHRIAAKACMLAGKWHLVMAVLDATRQDGLPLDNYTQRLGLWAAAIQGQWELSLAFLQGIPRHSRTPQDRMVVRSVTRAISPAVDSIAIRFLQSH; the protein is encoded by the coding sequence ATGAAAGCGGGGAGTAGTCTAGCGACGCTTCTAGCTCAAACGGTTGTGGCGGGCGACGTGaacgcctgctgcggcgtaCTGCGGCGCATTTTCAGTGAAACACTCCAGGAGGACCACAGGGTGACGAGGGTGGCCTCGAATGCGGAGCGCAGCGTGCGCCGTCGTGGTCACCATTCAGGCGGAACGTTGTCCTCCtttgccgccgcagcgacaacTACGGCATCGACGCTGTCCTCTTCCACagtttcttcttcctcatcaTCCTCTTCAGACTGGGCGACGTCTAGTGGGCACAATGATATTGTAAACTTTTCCCGGTAcgcacagcaccagcgcgcgCAAGCGCACTCTTTTGCCAACGCGGCTGCCCAGGCTGTGCTGCGCACCAACTTTGTGCCACCACATGGTGCCCAACCTCTGGcttcggcggtggtggggacgAACGGGCACCAGAGAGCTGTGGACGCCTCCAAGTCGCATGagacctcctcttctttcggCGTACGGACGGACATTCCTCTCGCTCAGCGAGTCTGGAAGCTCGCCAAGAGCAGCCTGAAGGCTGATGCGACGCTCGTGAAAACTTCATCGCTGCATGTGCTCTGCCACACCGCTCAGCGCACCGGCTACTGGGAGGAGGCGCTCCACTTCTGTGAGTACCTGCCGCAGCCACCAGCATCGTTGTttctcgcctccctcctgcgACCAGACAACGTGAACCCGATTCTTCGCCACTGCGCCACGCGAGGCTGGGCGCTCAACGTGACCAACGCGATTCGAGTACTAGCCGAAGAGCACGGCAGCTGGCGGGCAGCCCTGGTTGTGGCGCAAGACGCCGAGCACCGTCTTCCGTGTGGGGAGGTCTACTCTCTTGGCGTGCTGGTGCCATATCTTGCCGCGAGTGGGGcgaaggcgcaggcgcggcgGCTCTTCGAATCGGGACTGGCACACGGCGCATTCATCGATCCTGCcttcgtgcagcagctcatcaTGCAAACAGCCACGCTACGTCAATGGGAAACGTGCCTGCATATGCTTCAGTGCCTCTATCGTACCCAGGAAactgcacagctgctgccggccGACGCGGAGTTCTTCTGTCGGCTGATGGAGGTGTCACCCGGGTGGGTGacctcgctgcagctgctgcacatggCGCGTGCCTCCGACGTGAAGCCGAACGAGCGCACCGTGGCCATCTTGCTAACTCAGTGTGATCAGGCCGGCGCGTggcgcgaggcggcagcgctgtacGACATGGCTGTCAAGGAGGACTTCATTGACAGCCTCGCTATCGGATCAACCTATCACACATTGGTGCGGTCTTTCAGTGCAAGTCAGCAGTGGCAGAAGGCGCTGGAAGCACTTTCCTGGATGTCGAAGGCGGACGACGCCTCGCTGGCCGCTGGCATGACGGAGCTGGTGACAATGTGCGAGCAATCAGGGCAATGGGAAGCGGCACTTTCCGTCGGCGCCACGCTCATGGACAGCGGCGTGCATTTGCTCTCGACACAGACGTCTATGGCGCTTCTCTTTGCGTGCGCCAAAGGCGCACAGTGGAAGTTTGCGACGCGGCTCTTCGACCTCCAGCTGCATGACGTCCGCGTCGACTCACACCCGCTCTCCCTGTGCGCTGTGATGCAAGCGTGCGTGGCGGCGCGACAGTGGGAGGCGGCGTTGCGCGTCTACGACACTGCGAAGTCCTCACAGCCGCGCACAGTGGTTCCACCCCTTGCCCACCGCATCGCGGCCAAAGCATGCATGTTGGCTGGCAAGTGGCATCTGGTCATGGCAGTACTCGACGCCACGCGGCAGGATGGGTTGCCGCTGGACAACTACACCCAGCGCCTGGGCCTCTGGGCTGCCGCGATTCAAGGCCAGTGGGAGTTATCACTCGCATTTTTGCAAGGCATTCCGCGGCACTCTCGCACACCGCAGGATCGAatggtggtgcgcagcgtgACGCGAGCCATTAGTCCAGCTGTGGACTCCATTGCTATACGCTTCCTTCAGTCGCACTAG
- the MPK5 gene encoding mitogen-activated protein kinase 5, putative (TriTrypDB/GeneDB-style sysID: LpmP.30.2860), producing the protein MTSNAAGNGSFTSSTNVVQLVSAQRGRKVYRVRGQSFDIDDSYTVTSVIGHGAYGVVCAALDDRTFQEVAIKRVSRVFEDLIDGRRIWREVLLLRVLKECGCRNILRLIRVLPPRDSIMEFRDLYLVTDLYDLDLFSIIRQNKCESMDMLRRISVRVLRCLADMHSMGMVHRDIKPSNILLRDEKDAEEAIVCDFGLARAGLHRLSEPLDLTDYVVTRWYRPPELLLMCPYSYPIDIWAVGCVIAEYTMQRPLFAGRDYIHQLQFVLSSIPITGVGFIERSSSSSGLTNVNEIAKKYKGTRPLSQLLSKLPNDGLDLVTKMLTFEPEKRITAQEALNHPFFSSVGGPDCKSYPAPPELDLAFDMHAEVSECQLRRAIWEEVERYRKR; encoded by the coding sequence ATGACGAGCAATGCAGCTGGTAACGGCAGCTTTACTTCCTCCACCAATGTAGTGCAGCTCGTCTCGGCGCAGCGAGGACGAAAGGTGTACCGCGTGCGAGGGCAGAGCTTTGATATCGATGATAGCTACACTGTGACGAGCGTGATTGGGCACGGTGCATACGGCGTGGTTTGCGCTGCGTTAGACGACCGCACTTTCCAAGAGGTGGCCATCAAGCGCGTGAGTCGTGTGTTTGAGGACTTAATTGATGGCCGCCGCATATGGCGCGAGGTACTTCTCCTGCGCGTCCTCAAAGAGTGTGGGTGTCGCAACATTCTTCGGCTGATTcgtgtgctgccgcctcgagACTCCATCATGGAGTTTCGCGACTTGTACTTGGTGACAGACCTCTACGATCTGGATCTCTTCTCCATCATTCGGCAGAACAAGTGCGAGTCGATGGACATGCTGCGTCGCATCAGCGTGCGAGTGCTTCGGTGTCTGGCAGACATGCACTCTATGGGCATGGTGCATCGTGACATCAAACCCAGCAACATTTTGCTGCGCGATGAGAAGGATGCAGAGGAGGCGATAGTATGTGACTTTGGTCTAGCGCGTGCCGGCCTGCATAGATTGAGTGAGCCGCTCGACTTGACCGACTACGTCGTCACCCGGTGGTACCGACCAcccgagctgctgctcatgtgCCCGTACAGCTATCCGATCGATATTTGGGCCGTTGGCTGCGTCATTGCCGAGTACACCATGCAGCGGCCGTTGTTCGCCGGCCGCGACTACATTCACCAGCTTCAGTTTGTGCTCTCTAGTATTCCTATCACGGGGGTCGGCTTTATCGAacgtagcagcagcagctctggaCTGACCAATGTGAACGAAATAGCCAAGAAGTATAAGGGCACCCGACCgctctcgcagctgctgtcaaAGCTGCCCAATGATGGGCTGGATTTGGTCACGAAGATGCTCACCTTTGAACCAGAGAAGCGCATTACCGCACAGGAAGCACTCAACCACCCTTTCTTCAGCAGTGTTGGTGGTCCAGACTGCAAGAGCTATCCAGCTCCCCCAGAGCTAGACCTTGCCTTCGACATGCACGCGGAGGTTTCCGAgtgccagctgcgccgcgccatctgggaggaggtggagcgctaCCGAAAGAGGTAG